One stretch of Streptomyces sp. MMBL 11-1 DNA includes these proteins:
- the fabG gene encoding 3-oxoacyl-ACP reductase FabG, translated as MVTETDWRRRSVVVTGATRGIGRGIAELFARRGAAVIVTGRDDEAAGAVADELARTTGSRVAGLGVDLRDPSAIEAMAEEAEARHGHVDVVCANAGVFPEKPLREMTAADVDDVLAINLRGTILTTKAFLPAMERAGHGRVVLTSSITGPTTGYSGWSHYGASKAGQLGFLRTAALELAPAGITVNAVLPGNVRTEGLNDLGEDYLRRMAAAIPAGRLGETSDIARAVLFLASDEASFVTGQTLTVDGGQTLPESLDSFVPFT; from the coding sequence ATGGTGACGGAGACCGATTGGCGACGGCGGTCCGTGGTCGTGACGGGCGCGACGCGGGGCATCGGGCGGGGCATCGCGGAACTGTTCGCCCGTCGTGGCGCCGCTGTCATCGTCACGGGCCGGGACGACGAGGCGGCCGGCGCGGTGGCGGACGAGCTCGCGCGGACCACCGGGTCCCGGGTCGCCGGTCTGGGCGTGGATCTCCGGGACCCGAGCGCGATCGAGGCGATGGCCGAGGAGGCGGAGGCGCGCCACGGGCATGTGGACGTGGTGTGCGCGAACGCCGGGGTCTTCCCCGAGAAGCCGCTGAGGGAGATGACGGCCGCGGATGTGGATGATGTCCTCGCCATCAACCTGCGGGGCACGATCCTGACGACGAAGGCGTTCCTGCCGGCCATGGAACGCGCGGGACACGGACGCGTGGTGCTCACCTCCTCGATCACCGGTCCGACCACGGGTTACAGCGGGTGGTCCCACTACGGAGCGAGCAAAGCGGGCCAACTGGGGTTCCTGCGGACCGCCGCACTGGAACTGGCCCCGGCCGGAATCACCGTCAACGCCGTCCTGCCCGGAAACGTCCGCACCGAGGGGCTGAACGATCTGGGCGAGGACTACCTGCGACGCATGGCCGCCGCCATCCCGGCCGGCCGGCTCGGCGAGACCTCCGACATCGCCCGCGCCGTGCTCTTCCTCGCGTCCGACGAAGCCTCGTTCGTCACCGGTCAGACGCTCACCGTCGACGGCGGCCAGACCCTGCCCGAGTCGCTGGACTCATTCGTCCCGTTCACCTGA
- a CDS encoding MerR family transcriptional regulator: MRSSFVPPRRIKIGDAAAFVGSTPRAIRHYHEIGLLPEPERGGDGRRRYEYEDMIRLLWIRRTAEAGIALDDIRDAFATGTDSAGADSGEAIAGVLERLEDTLAEQEAELRRQRAAVRRMRTEGSRMGLLSDLVTGRLKTLPEGSLRPADLDTLLVTERIFGPLGAAVQATRFIALATHPTLRQESDRVDDAEEALDDSVAVDDPRVAHVAAERYAFENALHAHIEESGLSEEDEALCDAWDAAHPETADGGEADPGSGGREAGSMSVLDAVGKMPYDFSPARLRCMELAGELFAHDAPGT; this comes from the coding sequence ATGCGTTCGTCTTTCGTGCCACCCCGCCGGATCAAGATCGGTGACGCGGCGGCCTTCGTCGGCAGCACGCCGCGGGCGATCCGCCACTACCACGAGATCGGCCTGCTCCCCGAGCCCGAGCGGGGCGGCGACGGCCGCCGCCGCTACGAGTACGAGGACATGATCCGCCTGCTGTGGATCCGCAGGACGGCCGAGGCCGGGATCGCCCTGGACGACATCCGCGACGCCTTCGCGACCGGCACGGACTCCGCCGGCGCGGACAGCGGAGAAGCCATCGCGGGCGTCCTGGAGCGGTTGGAGGACACCCTCGCCGAGCAGGAGGCGGAGCTGCGGCGGCAGCGGGCCGCCGTGCGGCGGATGCGCACCGAGGGCAGCCGGATGGGCCTGCTCTCCGACCTCGTCACCGGCCGGCTCAAGACCCTGCCCGAGGGCTCCCTGCGCCCGGCGGACCTGGACACCCTGCTGGTCACCGAGCGGATTTTCGGCCCGCTCGGCGCGGCGGTCCAGGCCACCCGCTTCATCGCCCTGGCCACGCATCCCACCCTGCGGCAGGAATCCGACCGCGTCGACGACGCCGAGGAGGCGCTCGACGACAGTGTCGCCGTCGACGATCCGCGGGTGGCCCATGTGGCCGCTGAGCGGTACGCCTTCGAGAACGCCCTGCACGCCCACATCGAGGAGTCCGGTCTGAGCGAGGAGGACGAGGCCCTCTGCGACGCCTGGGATGCCGCGCACCCCGAAACCGCCGACGGTGGCGAGGCCGACCCCGGCTCCGGGGGACGGGAGGCCGGCTCCATGAGCGTGCTGGACGCCGTCGGCAAGATGCCCTACGACTTCTCCCCGGCTCGCCTCCGCTGTATGGAACTGGCCGGGGAACTCTTCGCCCACGACGCCCCCGGCACCTGA
- a CDS encoding nuclear transport factor 2 family protein, whose translation MQEETARSAIDTFISAFNASDDNYVTALLSQALTSDVVFWGPLGRREGIAAVEQFVLDIRHHPAGTGTMVRCSAVDMPDEWARYQWVFTTPDGGPRLAGTDVIHLRRSLIDQVIVFAGEIEPSAS comes from the coding sequence ATGCAGGAAGAGACGGCACGCTCCGCGATCGACACGTTCATCTCCGCGTTCAACGCCTCGGACGACAACTATGTGACTGCCCTGCTCTCCCAGGCCCTGACCTCGGACGTGGTCTTCTGGGGGCCGTTGGGCCGGAGAGAAGGAATCGCGGCGGTCGAGCAGTTCGTGCTGGACATCCGGCACCACCCGGCGGGGACCGGCACGATGGTGCGCTGTTCGGCGGTGGACATGCCGGACGAATGGGCCCGGTACCAGTGGGTCTTCACCACGCCGGACGGAGGCCCCCGCCTGGCGGGAACGGACGTCATCCATCTGCGGCGAAGCCTCATCGACCAGGTCATCGTCTTCGCGGGGGAGATCGAGCCGTCCGCCTCCTGA
- a CDS encoding class I SAM-dependent methyltransferase, producing MTAVLPRFLRALDQFHATHPWDHNAHYHRWLLRRLPRRFTSALDAGSGSGDLARLLASRAEAVHGIDADPAIVDRARERTAPGVPVTFSVGDALKDVPAGPYDVITCVATLHHLPLTDALTHFRQHLTPGGTLIVIGLYRPQSLSDHLIDAVAIPSNIALAWIKNRGRRAPRPVAMTAPTRPATTAFPDIVREARRVLPGVRLRRRLFWRYTLVWKRADLVGR from the coding sequence ATGACGGCCGTACTCCCCCGCTTCCTGCGCGCACTCGACCAGTTCCACGCCACCCACCCGTGGGATCACAACGCCCACTACCACCGGTGGCTCCTGCGCCGGCTCCCCAGACGGTTCACCAGCGCCCTGGATGCCGGTTCGGGCAGTGGTGACCTCGCCAGGCTGCTGGCCTCCCGGGCCGAAGCGGTGCACGGCATCGACGCCGACCCCGCCATCGTCGATCGCGCGCGGGAGCGCACAGCTCCTGGGGTTCCAGTGACCTTCTCCGTCGGGGACGCGCTGAAGGACGTACCGGCCGGGCCCTACGACGTCATCACCTGTGTCGCCACCCTCCACCACCTGCCGCTGACCGACGCGCTCACGCACTTCCGCCAACACCTGACGCCCGGGGGGACGCTGATCGTCATCGGCCTCTACCGCCCGCAGTCCCTGAGCGACCACCTGATCGACGCCGTCGCCATTCCGTCGAACATCGCCCTGGCCTGGATCAAGAACCGGGGCCGCAGGGCGCCGCGCCCCGTCGCCATGACCGCACCGACCCGGCCGGCGACCACGGCCTTTCCGGACATCGTTCGCGAGGCCCGCCGCGTGCTGCCCGGCGTTCGGCTCCGCCGACGGCTGTTCTGGCGGTACACCCTGGTCTGGAAGCGGGCGGATCTCGTCGGCAGGTGA
- a CDS encoding DUF397 domain-containing protein: MATEVTAQYWVTSSYSDNGGSCVEWAPGTASTTGTVPVRDSKNPGGPALAVAADAFTSFVACIKAGGFDTAA; the protein is encoded by the coding sequence ATGGCTACCGAAGTCACGGCCCAATACTGGGTCACGTCCTCCTACAGCGACAACGGCGGTTCGTGCGTCGAGTGGGCCCCGGGCACCGCGTCCACCACCGGCACCGTCCCCGTACGCGACTCGAAGAACCCCGGCGGTCCGGCCCTGGCCGTCGCTGCCGACGCGTTCACCTCCTTCGTGGCGTGCATCAAGGCCGGCGGCTTCGACACCGCCGCCTGA
- a CDS encoding DUF397 domain-containing protein, whose amino-acid sequence MTNETTTPQWVKSSYSNNGGSCVEWAPRTASTTGIVPVRDSKNPGGPALGVPATAFAAFVAGIKSGEL is encoded by the coding sequence GTGACGAACGAAACCACGACCCCGCAGTGGGTCAAGTCCTCCTACAGCAACAACGGCGGTTCGTGCGTCGAGTGGGCCCCGCGCACCGCGTCGACCACCGGCATCGTCCCCGTACGCGACTCGAAGAACCCCGGCGGACCCGCCCTCGGCGTCCCCGCCACCGCGTTCGCCGCCTTCGTCGCAGGCATCAAGTCGGGCGAGCTGTAG
- a CDS encoding DUF5753 domain-containing protein yields the protein MVNRKEVNPDGGPEAAYGARLRREREARGWKQDDLGARIGYTGRHVSGVELCHKSPTRKFSIAVDVAMNYTGTADSFEREWRKIKHGVLLQGFPEYVALEGRAAEIRLFEVGLVPGLLQTREYAQALADAAVERGVITTEQADQRVSLLMERQGALLRTVPPMLIAVLDESCIRRPIGGPAVMDAQLQYLVDFAAQSHTMLQIAPFSVGEQRPFDRLVNLLTLQDRSVVSYVESETQGHLDRELSSVIPMVRAYHQLQAVSLSQTDTVDMIHQHRKGTP from the coding sequence TTGGTCAACCGCAAGGAAGTCAACCCTGACGGGGGCCCGGAGGCGGCCTACGGAGCACGTCTGCGTAGGGAGCGCGAAGCACGGGGCTGGAAACAGGACGACCTCGGCGCGCGCATCGGCTACACGGGGAGGCACGTTTCCGGGGTGGAATTGTGCCACAAGTCCCCAACTCGCAAGTTCTCGATCGCCGTTGACGTGGCGATGAACTATACGGGAACCGCTGATTCGTTCGAGCGCGAGTGGCGCAAGATCAAGCACGGGGTGCTGTTGCAGGGCTTCCCCGAGTACGTGGCGCTGGAGGGCCGGGCGGCGGAGATCAGGCTGTTCGAGGTGGGGCTCGTACCGGGGCTGCTCCAGACCCGGGAGTACGCTCAGGCGCTGGCCGACGCGGCCGTCGAACGAGGCGTCATCACCACCGAACAGGCCGACCAACGCGTCTCGTTGCTCATGGAACGCCAGGGCGCGCTGTTGCGCACCGTGCCACCGATGCTGATCGCGGTGCTGGACGAGAGCTGCATCCGCCGCCCGATCGGCGGCCCCGCCGTGATGGACGCTCAGTTGCAGTATCTGGTCGACTTCGCCGCGCAGTCCCACACCATGCTCCAGATCGCCCCGTTCAGCGTCGGTGAGCAGCGGCCCTTCGATCGGCTGGTGAATCTGCTGACGCTCCAGGACCGGTCCGTGGTCTCCTACGTCGAGTCCGAGACGCAGGGCCATCTGGACCGCGAACTCAGCTCGGTCATCCCGATGGTGAGGGCCTACCATCAGTTGCAGGCTGTGTCTCTGTCGCAGACAGATACCGTGGACATGATCCACCAGCATCGAAAGGGCACCCCGTGA
- a CDS encoding DUF6879 family protein translates to MQRPARDALARTQRSAVHLELRDAYMLDDPGYIAWQQGVRLDRGERSTWWNGWHDAVREAVGRGVSVRRARVVSEPISDYVRYEYDTTFTNLAAGEVVRWLPRRRATGLALPGMDFWLFDGEQALFHHFTGNGRLDEDGREYTDDPALVKLCADAFEAVWERAVPHEHYRPR, encoded by the coding sequence ATGCAGCGTCCGGCGCGTGATGCTCTGGCGCGAACACAGCGATCGGCAGTGCACCTGGAGTTGCGCGATGCGTACATGCTCGACGATCCCGGGTACATCGCGTGGCAACAGGGCGTGCGGCTCGACCGGGGTGAGCGTTCGACGTGGTGGAACGGCTGGCACGACGCGGTACGCGAGGCCGTCGGCCGGGGAGTCTCGGTCCGGCGCGCCCGGGTCGTGTCCGAGCCGATCAGCGACTACGTGAGGTACGAGTACGACACCACGTTCACCAACCTCGCAGCGGGCGAAGTGGTTCGCTGGCTGCCCAGACGCAGAGCGACCGGTCTTGCCCTGCCCGGCATGGACTTCTGGCTGTTCGACGGGGAGCAGGCCCTTTTCCACCACTTCACCGGCAACGGGCGGTTGGACGAGGACGGGCGGGAGTACACGGACGATCCGGCGCTGGTGAAGCTGTGCGCGGACGCCTTCGAGGCCGTGTGGGAACGTGCTGTGCCGCATGAGCACTACCGGCCTCGCTGA
- a CDS encoding helix-turn-helix domain-containing protein, with protein MAESPSSSAQQARRILADRLADLCRDAGLTGREIAVRCGWHPSKSSRIMNARTPPSAGDIRAWCRACGAEDQTADLLASLRNAEGMWIGWRQMEQAGLKQAQEARLPLFDRTRRFRSYSSWFVPGLIQTPAYTEAVLRAVQRRRVEVDDVAEAVAARVERQRVLYEGGRRFAFLIEESVLRNGTGGADVLVGQLGHLLTVGSLPNVSLGVVPAGPNRSRMPVEGFWIFDAAQVNAELVSGYLTITQPSEVTMYAEAFSELAALAVYGASARALIASARDALE; from the coding sequence ATGGCCGAATCTCCTTCCTCAAGTGCTCAGCAGGCCCGACGGATTCTCGCGGATCGGCTCGCGGACCTCTGCCGGGACGCCGGGCTGACCGGGCGCGAGATCGCCGTGCGCTGTGGCTGGCATCCATCGAAGTCGTCGCGGATCATGAATGCCCGCACGCCCCCGTCCGCTGGTGACATCCGTGCCTGGTGCCGGGCGTGCGGGGCGGAGGACCAGACCGCCGACCTCCTCGCCTCGCTCCGGAACGCCGAGGGCATGTGGATCGGCTGGAGGCAGATGGAGCAAGCCGGGCTCAAGCAGGCGCAGGAAGCGCGATTGCCTCTGTTCGACCGCACCCGTCGCTTCCGGTCCTACTCGTCGTGGTTCGTGCCGGGGCTGATCCAGACACCCGCATACACCGAGGCGGTGCTGCGCGCCGTCCAGCGACGCCGCGTCGAGGTCGACGACGTGGCCGAGGCGGTGGCCGCACGTGTGGAGCGGCAGCGCGTGCTGTACGAGGGCGGGCGCCGGTTCGCCTTCCTCATCGAGGAGTCGGTGCTGCGGAACGGTACCGGCGGAGCGGATGTCCTCGTCGGGCAGCTCGGCCATCTGCTCACCGTGGGTTCTCTGCCCAACGTCAGTCTGGGGGTGGTCCCGGCCGGGCCGAACCGTTCCCGGATGCCCGTGGAAGGGTTCTGGATCTTCGATGCCGCACAGGTCAATGCCGAGCTGGTCTCCGGGTATCTCACGATCACCCAGCCCAGTGAGGTGACCATGTACGCCGAGGCGTTCTCGGAGCTTGCGGCGCTGGCGGTCTACGGCGCCTCGGCGCGTGCGCTGATCGCATCCGCGAGGGATGCCCTGGAGTGA
- a CDS encoding methyltransferase domain-containing protein has protein sequence MTARKEEVGPAGLASALVAAGALRDDWLAAYQAVPRDMFVPDRIWPGVADGTRQHPVVDRAGDVDAWFSAVYSDIPLTTQWDDGSHTGDGVGETPSSSSSQPHMVFSMLADLGVEDGNRALEIGTGTGWNSALLAHRLGSENVVSLEFDAEVAKEARENHREAGLSPLVIVRDGRLGYPEGAPFDRVEATCSIGEVPRSWIEQTLPGGLIVAPWGTPYGGEAIVRLTVDADKASGPFTRSSAFMRLRQQRPGRLPHDAYLRGRRWPADGDRSTTSLSPAAVGGWLVQFAIGLQMAEAFWTVERYDDGSYTLWTYSGDGQSWASADYEPGAESFEVVQSGPRRLWDATEAAYAWWDARGRPDFERFGLTVSGDGQRAWLDTPDDPVPRVR, from the coding sequence ATGACTGCGCGTAAGGAGGAGGTGGGCCCTGCGGGGCTCGCCTCCGCGCTCGTCGCTGCTGGCGCTCTGCGGGACGACTGGTTGGCCGCATATCAGGCGGTCCCTCGGGACATGTTCGTTCCCGACCGCATCTGGCCCGGCGTCGCGGACGGTACCCGGCAGCACCCTGTGGTGGACCGGGCCGGGGACGTGGACGCATGGTTCTCCGCCGTGTACTCGGACATTCCGCTCACCACGCAGTGGGACGACGGAAGTCACACCGGAGACGGAGTGGGAGAGACGCCCTCCAGCTCCAGTTCGCAGCCCCACATGGTGTTCTCGATGCTGGCCGACCTCGGCGTCGAGGACGGAAACAGGGCTCTGGAGATCGGCACCGGCACCGGGTGGAACTCCGCGCTCCTCGCCCACCGCCTCGGCTCGGAGAACGTCGTCTCCCTCGAGTTCGACGCGGAGGTCGCGAAAGAGGCACGCGAGAACCACCGCGAAGCAGGGCTGTCCCCGCTGGTAATCGTGCGGGACGGGCGGCTCGGATACCCCGAGGGCGCACCGTTCGACCGGGTGGAAGCGACCTGCTCCATCGGAGAGGTCCCCCGGTCCTGGATCGAGCAGACACTGCCCGGAGGGCTCATCGTCGCCCCGTGGGGGACACCGTACGGAGGGGAGGCCATCGTCCGGCTGACCGTGGACGCTGACAAGGCGAGCGGGCCGTTCACCCGCTCCAGCGCGTTCATGCGCCTACGGCAGCAGCGCCCCGGACGGCTCCCGCACGATGCCTACCTCAGGGGGCGGCGATGGCCCGCCGACGGCGACAGGAGCACGACGTCTCTGTCACCTGCCGCTGTCGGGGGATGGCTGGTCCAGTTCGCCATCGGACTGCAGATGGCGGAAGCGTTCTGGACGGTGGAGCGGTACGACGACGGCTCGTACACGTTGTGGACCTACAGCGGCGACGGCCAGTCGTGGGCATCCGCCGACTACGAGCCGGGAGCCGAGTCGTTCGAGGTGGTGCAGTCGGGGCCCCGGCGACTCTGGGATGCGACCGAGGCCGCCTACGCATGGTGGGACGCGCGGGGCCGGCCGGACTTCGAGCGGTTCGGTCTGACCGTGAGCGGCGACGGGCAACGGGCTTGGCTCGACACTCCGGACGACCCGGTGCCCAGGGTGCGGTGA